From one Luteolibacter sp. SL250 genomic stretch:
- a CDS encoding sugar phosphate isomerase/epimerase — protein sequence MNRRNFLYTGLAATLALQTQRLFALEGGAAFRDNIGIQLYTLRNELKADTAATLKAVAYAGYKQVEPFGFPDADALIKGSQDVGLKINSTHFQWESATKPKDDSFSDFLKIVEKAKGLGLSHLVVPYLHDADRKTLDDYKRVAGNLNKAAAKAKEAGIQLCYHNHNFEFLPLEGGKSGFDIFTEEFSKDMKFELDLFWVKLGGIEPTDLIAKLAGRVEQLHLKDLKEGIKTPEFGSVPKDAFKELGNGIIKTEPILVAAEKAGIKHCHVEQDQSPDALASIKQSISYLKTL from the coding sequence ATGAACCGCCGCAACTTCCTCTACACCGGCCTCGCCGCCACCCTCGCCCTGCAAACCCAGAGACTCTTCGCCCTGGAAGGTGGCGCGGCGTTCCGGGACAACATCGGCATCCAGCTCTACACGCTCCGCAACGAGCTGAAGGCGGACACCGCCGCCACCCTGAAGGCCGTCGCCTACGCGGGCTACAAGCAGGTGGAGCCATTCGGCTTCCCGGACGCGGACGCCCTCATCAAGGGGTCGCAGGATGTCGGCCTGAAGATCAACTCCACCCACTTCCAGTGGGAGTCCGCCACCAAGCCGAAGGACGACAGCTTCTCCGACTTCCTCAAGATCGTCGAAAAGGCGAAGGGCCTCGGCCTTTCCCACCTCGTCGTACCCTACCTCCATGACGCCGACCGCAAGACGCTGGACGACTACAAGCGCGTGGCGGGCAACCTCAACAAGGCCGCCGCCAAGGCCAAGGAAGCGGGCATCCAGCTCTGCTACCACAACCACAACTTCGAGTTCCTGCCGCTCGAAGGTGGCAAGAGCGGCTTCGACATCTTCACCGAGGAGTTCTCCAAAGACATGAAGTTCGAGCTGGACCTCTTCTGGGTGAAGCTCGGCGGCATCGAGCCGACCGACCTCATCGCCAAGCTCGCCGGACGCGTGGAGCAGCTCCACCTCAAGGATCTCAAGGAAGGCATCAAGACCCCGGAATTCGGCAGCGTGCCGAAGGACGCGTTCAAGGAACTCGGCAACGGCATCATCAAAACCGAGCCGATCCTGGTCGCTGCGGAAAAGGCCGGCATCAAGCACTGCCACGTCGAGCAGGACCAGTCTCCGGACGCCCTCGCCAGCATCAAGCAGAGCATCTCCTATCTGAAGACGCTCTGA
- a CDS encoding GH25 family lysozyme: MLKRLFLALVPLVPFLLNSCGGGGYGSVGLLDAPKVVNVSSYDPKEKQRAGDSYSSQNVSALRRNGAHGLIARTGKGTLIDEKCADFLSAANREGMMLGTYYFVLKTSDPVWQADRYVGRLREIAAQRGLQGRKILLVGDFDTKSSASDIVRFIDRIEQLTGVLPVIYLENSGGLRATLSNASAAEKRRIRQCPYWIALYNHHNGFRTPRDLMQAYGIWDDWAMWQYGGVEWGGGRSNSKHYNHGPWRAPQYFGTMDRPLEHNAFNGSVEDLRAFWARHSWQPL; the protein is encoded by the coding sequence GTGCTGAAACGTCTCTTCCTCGCGCTGGTTCCGCTGGTCCCCTTTCTCCTCAACAGTTGCGGTGGCGGCGGCTACGGCAGCGTCGGGCTGCTGGACGCGCCGAAGGTGGTGAACGTCTCCAGTTACGATCCAAAGGAAAAGCAGCGGGCGGGGGATTCCTATTCGTCGCAGAATGTGTCCGCCCTCCGCCGGAACGGTGCCCACGGTCTGATCGCCCGCACCGGAAAGGGGACGCTGATCGACGAGAAGTGCGCCGACTTCCTCAGCGCCGCGAACCGCGAGGGCATGATGCTGGGCACCTACTACTTCGTCCTGAAGACCAGCGACCCGGTGTGGCAGGCGGACCGCTATGTGGGCCGCCTGCGGGAGATCGCCGCGCAGCGCGGGCTGCAGGGCCGGAAGATCCTGCTGGTGGGGGACTTCGATACGAAGTCCAGCGCCTCGGACATCGTGCGGTTCATCGACCGCATCGAGCAGCTCACCGGGGTGCTGCCCGTCATTTATCTGGAGAACAGCGGCGGCCTGCGGGCGACGCTGAGCAACGCCAGCGCCGCGGAGAAACGCCGCATCCGCCAGTGCCCGTATTGGATCGCTCTCTACAACCACCACAACGGCTTCCGCACGCCCAGGGACCTCATGCAGGCCTACGGCATCTGGGATGATTGGGCGATGTGGCAATACGGCGGCGTCGAGTGGGGGGGCGGCCGGTCGAACTCGAAGCACTACAACCACGGGCCCTGGAGAGCACCGCAGTACTTCGGCACCATGGACCGCCCGCTGGAGCACAACGCCTTCAACGGCTCCGTGGAAGACCTGCGCGCTTTCTGGGCCAGGCATTCCTGGCAGCCATTGTGA
- a CDS encoding DUF1080 domain-containing protein, which translates to MKLTLLSTSLATLLLAGSSFAAEAVSLFDGKTLDGWKQNNGTAKYEVVDGTIVGTTAEGSPNSFLSTEKHYGDFELEFDVKVDDKLNSGVMLRSQTKDGKPDGRVNGPQVEIEASGEKGAEAGYIYGEAIGGWMTQKEKLVPHKKFKDGAWNHYKIIAKGPRIQVFINGEAIEDLTDDKVFASHPKGFISLQVHSIKKGTGPYKVAFKNITIKEL; encoded by the coding sequence ATGAAACTCACGCTCCTCAGCACCTCCCTCGCCACCCTCCTGCTCGCAGGTTCCTCCTTCGCCGCGGAAGCGGTTTCCCTGTTCGACGGCAAGACCCTCGACGGCTGGAAACAGAACAACGGCACCGCCAAGTATGAAGTCGTCGACGGCACCATCGTCGGCACCACGGCGGAAGGCAGCCCGAATTCCTTCCTCTCCACCGAGAAGCACTACGGTGACTTCGAACTGGAGTTCGACGTGAAGGTGGATGACAAGCTCAACTCCGGCGTGATGCTCCGCTCCCAGACGAAGGATGGGAAGCCGGACGGACGGGTGAACGGCCCGCAGGTCGAGATCGAGGCAAGCGGCGAGAAAGGTGCGGAAGCCGGCTACATCTACGGTGAGGCCATCGGCGGCTGGATGACGCAGAAGGAAAAACTGGTCCCGCACAAGAAGTTCAAGGACGGCGCGTGGAACCACTACAAGATCATCGCCAAGGGCCCGCGCATCCAGGTCTTCATCAACGGCGAGGCCATCGAGGACCTCACGGATGACAAGGTTTTCGCGAGCCATCCGAAAGGCTTCATCAGCCTCCAGGTCCACAGCATCAAGAAGGGCACCGGCCCTTACAAAGTGGCGTTCAAGAACATCACGATCAAGGAACTGTGA
- a CDS encoding fasciclin domain-containing protein: MKTTTIPKLMLILALSATPAAFAQNEAKTDKAGAAAKEEKAAPEAVKPGTVASVIADGTTFSVLAKLVKAAELEETLSGSGPFTVFAPTDEAFTKLPSGAMEKLLLPENKEKLRQLVTYHVLPGQVLASAFKDGEIKTMSGDKAKLDVDGKTAEIDEAKIVSSDVVASNGVFHSIDKVMVPKSLEGFANLDHDD, translated from the coding sequence ATGAAAACGACCACGATCCCCAAATTGATGTTGATCCTCGCGCTGTCCGCCACGCCGGCGGCTTTCGCCCAGAATGAAGCCAAAACGGACAAAGCTGGTGCCGCCGCCAAGGAAGAGAAAGCCGCGCCTGAAGCCGTGAAGCCCGGCACGGTTGCCTCCGTCATCGCTGACGGAACCACCTTCTCCGTCCTTGCGAAACTCGTGAAGGCCGCCGAACTGGAGGAAACCCTCAGCGGCTCCGGTCCGTTCACCGTGTTCGCACCGACGGATGAAGCTTTCACGAAGCTCCCCAGCGGAGCCATGGAGAAACTCCTGCTCCCTGAAAACAAAGAGAAGCTGCGCCAGCTCGTGACCTACCACGTCCTTCCCGGCCAGGTCCTCGCCTCCGCCTTCAAGGATGGTGAGATCAAGACCATGAGCGGCGACAAGGCGAAGCTCGACGTGGACGGCAAGACCGCCGAGATCGACGAAGCCAAGATCGTCAGCAGTGACGTGGTCGCCAGCAACGGCGTGTTCCACTCCATCGACAAGGTGATGGTGCCGAAGTCCCTGGAAGGATTCGCCAACCTCGACCATGATGATTGA
- a CDS encoding FAD-dependent oxidoreductase, translated as MKSTGRAGAFAALLFPLLHGALHAHPDEFDIVVYGGTSGGITAAIQAAKLGKKVALVSPTPHLGGLTSSGLGWTDLGSTAILGGLSREFYHRVYTHYSQQQDIWDQIKDMNGQGAKAFNHTTQVASIFEPKVAEAVFNTMLSEWNVPVFTGLLDLDDGVVLDGLRITGLRMEDGQTYRGKMFIDASYEGDVMAGAGVSWFIGREDNNVYGEDNSGVQVGKGHHNFTNNLASISAYRIAGNPASGLLPGIEPSVAGNGTADHRLQAYCFRMCLTDRESNRVPVAQPPGYDAANYELLLRAVEAGQSNHFFKLDLMPNRKTDSNNTGAVSTDYIGRNYGPDWNWATLSHAQRAALAKEHENWQRGLIWTLQNHPRVRARHTNGLYPTWGLPKDEFADNGNWPYQLYVREARRMVSDYVMSTKNCRGSEIAPDSVGMAAYTMDSHHVQRYVNVDGFVRNEGDVQDPTNGPYPISYRSIVPKQGECENLLVPWCLSASHMAFGSIRMEPVFMGLGQSSATAASIAIDDGLTVQQVPYAKLVVKMRADGQALTTNADGGPGTSTIVDNADPNAIKIGQWTESTSQSGFYGKNYLSDGNTGQGTKSVRFVPDLPVSGTYTVYLRWPAQGNRAKNVPVTVFHNGGSHFVRIDQEQDSNEWVSLGTFQFNAGSSNSGSLLIETTGADEYVIADAARWAMPGPDNIVSVTPLIPTTTRGGRVPAEFIISRNGTLDNPLVVDVARGGTAAPSELSPSFPASITIPAGVSQLVVSVGAPAAAVPAGERTVTVTISPSTAYFLGTDVSATVTLVDPPFDAWRFGRFDAAQLADPQVSGPGADPDGDGVANLVEFFSGAGGPDARPRLLAQDGKLYLLLRRHQRANGMKMEVWESDNLTGWQRTPTLPAPALFQSAGDFRHIGIPIRGSDPFGGGKNFFQLRIGE; from the coding sequence ATGAAATCCACCGGCCGGGCCGGGGCGTTCGCCGCGCTCCTGTTCCCGCTCCTCCATGGTGCGCTGCACGCGCATCCGGATGAGTTCGACATCGTTGTGTACGGAGGCACCTCCGGCGGCATCACCGCGGCGATCCAGGCGGCGAAGTTGGGGAAGAAGGTCGCGCTGGTTTCCCCCACCCCCCACCTCGGCGGCCTCACCTCCAGCGGCCTGGGGTGGACGGACCTGGGGAGCACCGCCATCCTCGGCGGGCTCAGCCGCGAGTTCTACCACCGGGTCTATACCCACTACTCCCAGCAGCAAGACATCTGGGACCAGATCAAGGACATGAATGGGCAGGGGGCCAAGGCGTTCAACCACACCACGCAGGTCGCCTCCATCTTCGAGCCGAAGGTGGCGGAAGCCGTCTTCAACACGATGCTCTCCGAGTGGAACGTGCCCGTCTTCACCGGCCTGCTGGATCTGGATGACGGCGTGGTCCTGGACGGGCTGCGCATCACCGGCCTGCGGATGGAGGACGGGCAGACCTACCGCGGGAAGATGTTCATCGACGCGTCCTACGAAGGCGACGTCATGGCCGGTGCCGGCGTGAGCTGGTTCATCGGCCGGGAGGACAACAACGTCTACGGGGAGGACAACAGCGGCGTGCAGGTGGGGAAAGGGCACCACAACTTCACCAACAACCTCGCCAGCATCAGTGCCTACCGGATCGCGGGAAATCCGGCCAGCGGCCTGCTCCCGGGCATCGAGCCGTCCGTCGCCGGGAACGGCACGGCGGACCACCGGCTGCAGGCCTATTGTTTCCGCATGTGCCTCACCGACCGGGAGTCGAACCGCGTGCCGGTGGCGCAGCCGCCGGGGTATGACGCCGCCAACTACGAGCTGCTCCTGCGGGCCGTGGAGGCCGGGCAGAGCAACCATTTCTTCAAGCTGGACCTGATGCCCAACCGCAAGACGGACTCCAACAACACGGGTGCCGTCTCCACCGACTACATCGGGCGGAACTACGGGCCGGACTGGAACTGGGCCACCCTCAGCCACGCCCAGCGCGCCGCGCTGGCGAAGGAGCATGAAAACTGGCAGCGCGGCCTCATCTGGACGCTGCAGAACCACCCCCGGGTGCGCGCCCGCCACACCAACGGCCTCTACCCCACCTGGGGCCTGCCGAAGGACGAGTTCGCGGACAACGGCAACTGGCCCTACCAGCTCTACGTGCGCGAGGCGCGGCGGATGGTTTCCGACTACGTCATGAGCACGAAGAACTGCCGTGGCTCGGAGATCGCCCCGGACTCCGTCGGCATGGCCGCCTACACCATGGACTCCCACCATGTGCAGCGCTACGTCAACGTGGACGGCTTCGTCCGCAACGAGGGCGACGTCCAGGACCCCACCAACGGACCGTATCCGATCTCCTACCGTTCCATCGTGCCGAAGCAGGGGGAGTGCGAAAACCTCCTCGTCCCCTGGTGCCTGTCAGCCTCCCACATGGCGTTCGGCTCCATCCGCATGGAGCCGGTGTTCATGGGGCTGGGCCAGTCGTCCGCCACCGCCGCGTCCATCGCCATCGACGACGGCCTCACCGTGCAGCAGGTTCCCTACGCGAAGCTGGTGGTGAAGATGCGGGCTGACGGTCAGGCGCTCACCACCAACGCCGACGGCGGCCCGGGCACCAGCACCATCGTCGACAATGCCGACCCGAACGCCATCAAGATCGGCCAGTGGACGGAGAGTACCTCCCAGTCCGGCTTCTACGGGAAAAACTACCTGTCGGATGGAAACACCGGGCAGGGAACGAAATCCGTGCGCTTCGTTCCGGACCTGCCCGTCTCCGGCACTTACACCGTGTACCTCCGCTGGCCCGCCCAGGGGAACCGCGCGAAGAATGTTCCCGTCACCGTCTTCCACAACGGTGGCAGCCACTTCGTCCGCATCGACCAGGAACAGGACAGCAACGAGTGGGTGAGCCTGGGAACCTTCCAGTTCAATGCGGGCAGTTCCAACTCCGGCAGCCTCCTTATCGAGACCACCGGAGCCGACGAGTATGTCATCGCGGATGCCGCGCGCTGGGCGATGCCCGGCCCGGACAACATCGTCAGCGTCACGCCGCTCATTCCCACCACCACACGCGGTGGGCGCGTGCCGGCGGAGTTCATCATCTCGCGGAACGGCACGCTGGACAACCCGCTGGTGGTGGACGTCGCGCGCGGCGGCACGGCGGCCCCGTCGGAGCTGTCGCCGTCATTTCCCGCCTCCATCACCATCCCGGCCGGGGTCAGCCAACTGGTGGTGTCCGTCGGCGCGCCGGCGGCGGCCGTGCCGGCAGGGGAACGCACGGTGACCGTCACCATCAGTCCTTCCACCGCCTATTTCCTCGGCACGGATGTCTCCGCCACCGTGACCTTGGTTGACCCGCCGTTCGACGCGTGGAGGTTCGGACGGTTCGATGCGGCGCAACTGGCGGACCCGCAGGTTTCCGGACCCGGTGCGGACCCGGATGGTGATGGCGTGGCGAACCTGGTGGAGTTTTTCTCCGGAGCGGGCGGGCCGGACGCGCGCCCCCGGCTGCTGGCGCAGGACGGAAAGCTCTACCTGCTGCTGCGCCGCCACCAGCGGGCCAACGGCATGAAGATGGAGGTGTGGGAGTCTGACAACCTCACCGGCTGGCAGCGCACGCCCACCCTGCCGGCACCCGCCTTGTTCCAGTCCGCCGGAGATTTCCGCCACATCGGCATTCCCATCCGTGGCTCGGATCCCTTTGGTGGTGGAAAGAATTTCTTCCAGCTCCGTATCGGAGAGTAG
- a CDS encoding DUF6515 family protein, whose amino-acid sequence MKTSTTILSVIALGAAALLTSCVDPYYTGGTTTTVTTYRPGYVVDTLPGGYRTEVIGGVSYYRHNDIYYRSQGRRYVVVERPGGYDRYDRRDRYDRDRHDHDRYHRGPHGRETTVIRTLPSGARVVTHRGERYYESRGTYYRPASGGYIIVGSPF is encoded by the coding sequence ATGAAAACCTCCACAACCATCCTCTCCGTCATCGCGCTGGGAGCCGCCGCTCTGCTCACTTCCTGCGTCGATCCCTATTACACCGGCGGGACCACCACCACGGTGACGACCTATCGTCCCGGCTACGTCGTGGACACCCTGCCCGGCGGATACCGCACCGAAGTCATCGGCGGCGTGAGCTACTACCGCCACAACGACATCTACTACCGCTCCCAAGGCCGCCGCTATGTCGTGGTGGAACGCCCGGGCGGATATGATCGTTATGACCGCAGGGATCGTTACGATCGTGACCGTCATGACCATGACCGCTACCACCGTGGCCCGCATGGCCGTGAAACCACCGTCATCCGCACCCTGCCCAGCGGTGCCCGCGTGGTGACCCACCGCGGTGAACGCTACTACGAATCCCGCGGCACCTACTACCGTCCGGCCAGTGGCGGCTACATCATCGTCGGCAGCCCGTTCTGA
- a CDS encoding alpha/beta hydrolase fold domain-containing protein, which produces MRSIRLLALVVLSLASQAFSQTRILCLGDSITEGGSTFKVYRHVLAEKLDKAGIPVVFVGPKKDKAGLAHGGYGGKSIEQVAVEYGKFHAAHPADVVIIHSGHNHFIEEKPIPGIIRTAEEMIALARKDNPQVIVLLAKVIPSGKLPKYGYIPELNREITKLGEKLKVTVVDQETGFDWKTDTIQDMVHPNASGAEKMGTKFFDALKPLLAKAPASGATTVPVPAEIAALPETQQEALAKASKVLTYKSVDGLDLEMHVFLPEKPAVDGKPSPGVLFIHGGGWVGGDPSVHAFESLYLSRQGMVCATIRYRLLGQGKKGKYSVAKSPGECLADAKSAMRFFRAHAAEFGMDPQRIAAGGGSAGGHLAAALNTIPGYDDPQDDLKVSPKADALVLLYPAFDLSGGWGGGIGSCKKAGMDPLKFSPATMADATFPKTLILVGKLDPVSPPASNTAFLGRMKKAGVSVELLTYAGKEHKLFERSKTDPHFQSYLIHSSRFYQELGWLPQRSLPPLPDVEHTVAK; this is translated from the coding sequence ATGAGATCCATCCGCCTCCTCGCCCTTGTCGTCCTTTCTCTCGCCTCGCAGGCGTTCTCCCAGACCCGTATCCTCTGTCTGGGGGACTCCATCACGGAGGGCGGCAGCACCTTCAAGGTCTATCGCCATGTGTTGGCGGAGAAGCTGGACAAGGCGGGCATCCCCGTCGTCTTCGTAGGGCCGAAAAAGGACAAGGCCGGGCTGGCCCACGGCGGCTACGGTGGAAAGAGCATCGAGCAGGTGGCCGTGGAGTACGGGAAATTCCACGCCGCGCACCCGGCGGACGTCGTCATCATCCACTCCGGCCACAACCACTTCATCGAGGAAAAGCCCATCCCGGGGATCATCCGCACGGCGGAGGAAATGATCGCGCTCGCCCGCAAGGACAATCCGCAGGTCATCGTCCTGCTGGCCAAGGTCATCCCCAGCGGCAAGCTGCCGAAGTACGGATACATCCCGGAACTGAACCGGGAGATCACGAAGCTCGGTGAGAAGCTCAAGGTCACCGTGGTCGATCAGGAAACCGGCTTCGACTGGAAGACGGACACCATCCAGGACATGGTCCACCCCAACGCCTCCGGAGCGGAGAAGATGGGCACGAAGTTCTTCGACGCGCTGAAGCCACTGCTCGCAAAGGCACCCGCCTCCGGGGCCACCACCGTGCCGGTTCCCGCGGAGATCGCCGCTCTGCCGGAAACCCAGCAGGAAGCCCTGGCAAAAGCGAGCAAAGTGCTCACCTACAAGAGCGTCGATGGCCTGGATCTGGAGATGCACGTCTTCCTGCCGGAGAAACCCGCCGTCGATGGCAAACCCAGCCCCGGCGTCCTCTTCATCCACGGTGGCGGCTGGGTCGGCGGGGATCCATCCGTGCATGCCTTTGAAAGCCTCTATCTTTCCCGCCAGGGCATGGTCTGCGCCACCATCCGCTACCGCCTGCTGGGCCAGGGCAAGAAGGGCAAGTACTCCGTCGCGAAGTCTCCCGGCGAGTGTCTGGCCGACGCGAAGTCCGCCATGCGCTTCTTCCGTGCCCACGCGGCGGAGTTCGGCATGGATCCGCAGCGAATCGCCGCCGGTGGGGGGTCCGCCGGTGGACACCTCGCCGCCGCCCTCAACACCATCCCCGGCTATGACGACCCGCAGGATGATCTGAAGGTCTCACCGAAGGCGGACGCGCTGGTGCTGCTCTACCCCGCCTTCGACCTCAGCGGCGGCTGGGGCGGCGGCATCGGCAGTTGCAAGAAGGCGGGCATGGATCCGCTGAAATTCTCCCCCGCCACCATGGCGGACGCCACGTTCCCGAAGACCCTCATCCTCGTCGGCAAGCTGGACCCGGTCTCACCACCGGCCAGCAACACCGCCTTCCTCGGGCGCATGAAAAAGGCCGGCGTCTCCGTGGAGCTGCTCACTTACGCCGGCAAGGAGCACAAGCTGTTCGAGCGCAGCAAGACGGACCCCCATTTCCAGAGCTACCTTATCCACTCCAGCCGCTTCTACCAGGAACTCGGCTGGCTGCCGCAGCGCTCGCTGCCACCACTGCCGGACGTGGAACACACCGTCGCGAAGTAA